In Thalassospira sp. ER-Se-21-Dark, one genomic interval encodes:
- the dut gene encoding dUTP diphosphatase, producing the protein MSLLSVDLKQLPHGADLPLPEYATAQSAAVDLQAAIDGTLVLAPGKRAMVETGIAIALPARFEAQVRPRSGLAAKNGVTVLNSPGTIDADYRGEIKVILINHGDEAFEIERGMRIAQLVVAPVTQVQWNAVEDLNETARGAGGFGSTGTASPAR; encoded by the coding sequence ATGTCGCTTTTAAGCGTTGATTTAAAACAGCTTCCGCATGGGGCGGATTTGCCGTTACCGGAATACGCAACCGCGCAGTCAGCCGCGGTTGATTTGCAGGCCGCGATTGACGGGACGCTGGTTCTGGCACCGGGCAAACGTGCCATGGTCGAAACCGGTATCGCCATCGCCCTGCCCGCCAGGTTTGAGGCACAGGTGCGTCCGCGGTCAGGCCTGGCGGCGAAAAACGGGGTCACGGTCCTTAACAGCCCCGGCACGATTGATGCCGATTATCGCGGCGAGATCAAAGTCATCCTGATCAATCATGGTGACGAGGCCTTTGAAATCGAGCGCGGCATGCGCATTGCCCAGCTGGTTGTCGCACCGGTGACGCAAGTGCAGTGGAACGCCGTAGAAGACTTGAATGAAACCGCGCGCGGTGCGGGTGGTTTCGGTTCGACCGGAACAGCCAGCCCGGCCCGTTAG
- a CDS encoding Rrf2 family transcriptional regulator, with protein MLKLSKKMLFAIEAVVDIAYNAAGEPVQSRDITARQGIPKRYLEQTLQQLVRADILVGVRGPRGGYRLARERRRITLADIVSVIRSMETSDDPIEDPAGSPLGKEVVRPLWRELQDEMMKQLEKITVEDLCNRARDAGLRSGIEESPDFII; from the coding sequence ATGCTGAAGCTTTCTAAGAAGATGCTGTTTGCGATCGAGGCGGTCGTGGACATTGCCTATAACGCGGCGGGTGAGCCGGTTCAGAGCCGGGATATCACCGCGCGTCAGGGCATTCCGAAACGTTACCTTGAACAGACGTTGCAACAGTTGGTGCGTGCCGACATTCTGGTCGGCGTGCGTGGCCCACGCGGGGGATATCGGCTGGCGCGTGAACGCCGTCGCATCACGCTTGCCGATATCGTGTCGGTGATCCGGTCGATGGAAACATCCGATGACCCGATCGAGGATCCGGCAGGATCGCCACTGGGCAAGGAAGTCGTCCGTCCGCTGTGGCGGGAATTGCAGGACGAAATGATGAAGCAGCTTGAAAAAATCACGGTCGAAGACCTGTGCAACCGGGCACGTGATGCGGGCCTGCGCAGCGGGATTGAAGAGTCCCCGGATTTCATCATTTGA